The following DNA comes from Bacteroidales bacterium.
CGGGTGGGTTTCCCCTTTAGGGGATTAAGGGGTGCGCGTGGAAAAGCTAATTTTAATTTTTTTAGTATGGCAAGGTTAAAAAACACGATTGAAAAAAAGATGTTCTATGATGCCTCATCTTTAATTTTTGAGCGTGCTAAATCATTGAGATTTAATCCGACTGATGCAGAGAAGAAAATTTCCGAAGGTCTGAGAAATAAACAGTTGCTTGGATTAAAATTTAGATTTCAACATCCCCTCAGCCAGTTTATTGCTGATTTTTATTGCCATAAGATTAAGTTAGTTATTGAAATCGATGGAGGTATTCATTTAGAGGAAGAACAAAGACAAAGAGATATTG
Coding sequences within:
- a CDS encoding endonuclease domain-containing protein, giving the protein MKDQKSRVGFPFRGLRGARGKANFNFFSMARLKNTIEKKMFYDASSLIFERAKSLRFNPTDAEKKISEGLRNKQLLGLKFRFQHPLSQFIADFYCHKIKLVIEIDGGIHLEEEQRQRDIGRTSELEKYGIEVMRFSNEEVLNDYEKVLEKIKKKCEELLMLQEKSAT